The following nucleotide sequence is from Perca flavescens isolate YP-PL-M2 chromosome 20, PFLA_1.0, whole genome shotgun sequence.
CACCAGACGTATCCtgtaaatgaaacgtcgtcgatgtAGACTAAGACATAAGTgttgcttgaacaaacaacctaTAGAAGCTTGTTGGGGGGAGGACAGTCTGCTAATGACATAACACATAGCCTAACAGTTTTCGTATGTCTGGACTTCCTCTTACCTCCTTTTACATGACTCAGTGGGACACCTGGCAGTCGTTTTTTCCCATAATCCTGTTTGTCTGACTTGTACTTAGCTGTGGCTACTTTTGGCAAGTTGGTTCAGTGTGAATGCAGTCTAAGACTACTCTGATGTCATAATGTCTATCATATGAAAACAAATGGCAGTATCCTTTTTATCACAGTTCATGAACACATTTTGCAGTATTCACTAACAGTATGTTACTTTTACTCCTTTAAAGGCTTCAAATCAAAATGATCTGAGAAAAGGCGAGAATGATACCCACGTTAAGAAGAATCTGCTCTGGGATGATGGTGAAGATTCTGCTCAGAATGAGAAATTCTATCAGCTTTACACACTGTACCGTGACAAGGATGGCAACATTAAACAGGTAACTGACGAGTGATGTCGGTGATGTTTTGTAAAGCAGTAGATGTGCCCATTTATGAATCAGAAGGTCCCAAAGTACTGAGAGGGTACAACAAGTTCTCCAAACTATACGACGATGAGGATAATTTGtccctaccctctaatacgacttACAGGATCGTTTTAATAAGTTAGTGCCCCTATCGGTGGCAGAAATATGACGTTAACGTCAGTTATGAACGTAAAGGTCATGATTTTAACCAGGTCTTTACGGTGTGAAACTGTCGCAGTTTGTTATGCTTAGGCCCAAACACTACTTTGTTAAGTTaagaaaaagatggtggttttgGTTTAAATCAGACAtgacttcacttcctgaaggttacgTATGTGACGCTGAATGTGATGGtcattaagtttaaaaaaacttgtgtttacttttgttttcaaaCGGGACTTGAATCTCGCTCTCCcgggtaaaagtcctgtgtttgtccTCCTTATACGAGGAAATTTGGCACTCTTATATTTCGTCactttacttcctgctttgctctcgtcataattactacggccactagagggacATCACTTGAAACGTAAATATAGGTCATAAGTGCTGCTTGAACAGATTATGGGAGAGTATTTTGGGGGGAGGACATTGAGGGGTAAAATAGTCATAGAACTTATCAACACCACAGAGTTCGGCGCAAGATTGAGAGAATTTGGATGCTAAAACTGAACATGTTAAGCTATGTTGATCACATCTGCAATAAAGACCATTAAGGGGAGACACTACAGGCAAAACCATAATTTTtcaattttcagtttttgggCTATTCTATCTCTTCTAtagcatgtcttctttcagacaattggaaaaaataaaaaatctaaaatacacattaagaTGTTTATTTTACCTTTGTCTTTTTACGCCTGTAAATTTCAcctaaattcaccaaaagttagcattgGATAATGCCTTGtttacatatttaaacataaaatgtccggaaatttgtaataaaaaaatctatattcTATGTTAGTAATTATCTGGGGatgtttcatggtgatatctttTAGTTAATGTTTTTTCCTATTCACCTGGGGTGTCTACCCTTAAGGGTATTCTATGGGTTCCTTCCTGCTACTGAGTGTGCAGTTTGTGACTTCTGACCATTGTCTCTAGGCCCCAGCCGATGGATGCCACTGTAAGCCCCTGCTCAAGAAGCTGGAGGGCCAACTGAAAGCCACGCAGGAGGAGATGAGACTGCACATCCTCAATGTCCAGGAGCAGGTCAACAGTAAACTGGGCAAAATGGACCACAGGAACAGACACCAGGTCTCTGCTTACAGATCATGACTTCAGTTACGTTaactgtagtctcgcattgccagaccttcctccactgcgctgcggaggagggtctggctagtctacccagcattctgggatgggagaaaaatgggctctgatttattggcatttctttaaagcaatcacaatcgtcgaagcgccggacagagccatggtgccgctgcaaaatagcctcggaatGGAACCTTGtattggtggaacatgtgtgcGTTCAAAAagccgtgcaacagaaaactcgctagctgtcttgatttaccctgcagagatctgaggagcagttaaccatagtccttagaaatccaccggaggttagaacgccaccacaaagaaagaaaaaggtaatggacatccggcagaacacccggcggcacctgaacaatcctgaaAACTAAACGTCGTCAATATAGACTACGTTTACTGTACACCTTCGGTGTCTTAAACTAATGGTTCAGttcattttggtttttaagttTGATACCAAGTTCTGTTTCTTGAGTAAAACTGCTGGTTGCCTATATTTATGTCTCTAATTTCAACAGTAAAGTTGAAATGAATTTTGTAAGGAAAGCGTAAACTGTAATactattgtgtatatatttaaattgttttcaaaAGGGGATTAAACATTGTGGGGGGgtcgggggggggggcaataacacttgacttttgttttaaattatgaCTCATCAAACACCAAGGATACATACACAGATTATGGGTACATTTCTTGGTAAAACTGACAATTGTCATTCCACAAAGTTCCAAAAATCATTACATACTTACTTGATTGTTAGATCTTTCTCCACTTTTGCCTGGCAGATTAAAGTGTTGGACATGCTGAATCAggaaagagcagcagcagagaggaagACCATGGTTTACGAGATCGAGCAGAGAGCTGCCCAGGGAAGAGAGGAAGCCCTGATGACACAGGTATAAGCtacagtctcgcattgccatcaccacagcactgtggagtaaggtctggctacaccacagatgcattctgggataggagaaaaaaaaaaacactctgagttgtttgcatttctttaaacctatCACGATCGTCTTGGTCGCTGAGCTCTGGACGCAGcgatggtggctctgctaaatagtcttgggaaagaacttgttttggtggaagatTTGCACAAAGAAATCGTCACAtagaatattaaatgaagttaacagTTCACACAatccagtaacgtgagctatttaaattagctgatacgtGCTTAAActtcatttgctcttaccagtgtatcgccgtgtgtacttcgtccacagcaatcccaccaatcggtcccaaaacgtcccagttagagaggaaatgtgtaaacatattctttgtaaatctttacaatcattccccaaaagaaccaagcaggcctacCTTGGAAATTCTGGAATCtggaaattaaaaataaacagtaatttgaaTGCTGTTGTTAATCTCAAAATTCAGAGAATGAAGTCAGacattctgagaataaagtgaGTATTTCAAGAAAGAAGACAGAAATGGAAGTTAACTGTATTCTCGTCATGTTTTGTACTCCATATAGGAGACCAATGAAAGTGAGACATACCAGCTGCTAAAGTCTAATGAGTGGGGAAGGTTTGTTCGTACAGCAGCTTGTTTCTTATCTCAAGCAGGTGGCAGTGAGTCACGAACTGAAGAGGTGGTGTCTGTCCCAGTTGAAGGACATGGATGTCCACGTCCCAGCCAAAGCCCAGTATTACAAACTCCTCCCCTCACAGTCTGTGGAGCAGTCGGTAGCAGACGCTGACCTGGAGTCGCTCCCCCTGCTGTCGGTGGTGTCTGGAGACAGCAGCACTTCACTGGCTACCTACGTCAACATCCTGCCGTCTAAATCTACCTACAGTCTGGGATGCCCAGAGACGGAGCAGATGGGGAGCAGGACATACTTTGAAATGAAAGTGGACAGGCCCCCAGGTATGTCTAAGAACAGCTTCTGGGGCGTTCAGTAGCGATACAATACGATCAGTGCtttaaatttacttttttaatcACCAGCCTACCAAGCTAGTGCATTTTTAGAtttaccagccaatcagattttccaCTAGCCAAATTTGTACTAATTTCAACAAATTTTAATAacttaattatttaatttcatcAATGCCGCTCGCTAGGCACGTAGTCCTggatacgatacaactttattgtcggTTCGCAACGAAATTCAGTTTGTGTTTCCGAGCAGCTCCActtaaaagaagaaataaaaataaaaatacgcACAGAGCTAGACAACAATTACACATATAGGACAAAGATGAAGACACATCAACAGCCATGGCaaagaaatatgttttaatgATTTCCTATGATCCAGATCTTAATTAGCAGCAATCTGATTTTGGTTTAGCAACCTCATGGCCTGATGGCCTATTAAAGGCTTGTAAATcacactagatggcgctctctgttcaacaaatggttgaaagcacactgaactGCCAAGAGCGCCATCTAATGGGCTCAGACgattaaaaatagtgatttacgATGCTTCTGGAGCCTTTATTTGGCTGAGACCACAAGATTTTCTGTCCATTAGACCAATGACAGTTTCGACCATGTAAcatttgttttcagtgtttgGTGCGTTTaacaaagtgcagtgtgaacgCAAACCTTCACCACCAATCGCACCGAGTCACAGGTGTAAAAACGACCTAAATCAACTTTTATATTTCACTgcttcttaacccttgtgttgtcttcccgtcaaccttgaactTATTGTCTTTCCATTTGAAATTGAACTTTCTTTGGGGTCTCCCCCCAAAGCTGGGTTTTGCTTTTTGCGatgctttttgacttttttcaacgtttcatttttttttcaaatttcatGGTCAATTAACctcatttaaatgacattataccacATTTTTTTAGTTAATGAAAAGCAgatattattcattatttttgacTAATGGTTAAGATAAAAAGATGTTGAGAGGATCAGAATGGttcatgtcaaagtttagtcaggatgctgttttgaaaccattaaaaaaacaatagctataaaattgaataaagcaACAAAATTCACAATTCTATGAAAGTAATTATTAATTGTACTTGCGAATAACCTTGCATGGTTTCCATAcaacaaacatacatgcatCCACGTCAAATTTGACATGAGGGTTAATGAATGCTTTCCATTAGTATATTGTTTATACTTTGTTAATTTGCTGTGGATATACGGCAATTTTCCCTTTTTAAACATACTCTCTATTAACTGTGTGTTAAATGGATGCTTTGATTTTTCTCCAACCCCACACCTGTCTTAAGATGACTATGAGAACACAGGCGTGTTTGCTGCCAACCACACCTCAGGCCCCCTGCTGGGCTCTGTCGACCCCCTCTGGCATCCTGCGGGAGTGCAGGACAGTCCCACAGCAGCAGCGATGCCTCTGTGTGGGGAGGGCCTCTCCACcagccccagcagcagcagccagtcCACCATCAGCGCCCAGGGACCCAGACTGATCCAACATCAGGAACAAGACAGGAGACACTTTGGAGAGCTGATGAGTGCGCGCAGGCGTGTAGGGATACATAGTGAGGGCGCCAGAACGCTGGAGTTCTTCATCAACCGCCCCGCTGAGCCCACGTTCAGCCAGGAGAGGAACAATCAGCACGCTGTGGAGGTGAGCTCGGGTTAATCCCCGATTAGGGACTTCTCCGCATCGAGCCATAATCCTTCAAGTAAAAATGGAGATGCATCTAAGAATTGATTCCCCCCCACCCATAACTAGGGCTGCActatatgaggaaaatatgcgataacgttgttgaatatctcAATAACGATATTACcttcaataaataaacagataataaagtttcatttcatttcacacCTTTATTTAAAACTCGGGGCCCATTGAGGGAGGCCCTCATTTTCAATGGGGTCAAGTGCACAGCCTGTATTTCAGCAAATGACATTATAATAATATGTACAATAGTATTTAAATTACAAcggataaaaaaaagtttaaacaaTCAGGTAAAACAGACACAAGGAGATACATAGAAGTCATTTATAAAAGCCTAAAACTCGATATGTAAAGCGaataaagtgtactcagttctgcattttttctgctgctttcagtattctgctaaaaaatgcttgttgaatttaaaacaaattaaaatcaattcaatttaaaattgtatttacaGTGTCAAAtaatagaagttatctcaggacactttacagataggtctagaccacactctataatttacagagacccccCCGCCCCCAAGAGCAATCATTCCCAGCattcttttatttaacaaattgaacattgaatttaatataaaagactaaaaaataagaatttttaattgcagttttctactgattcTTTCTTTTAACTAACATCAAAATCTCAGTGTCTTTCGTGATATGTAGCAGCCCTTTGCAATGTGTTTATTCCGCCAGCTGACAttgtgatgataaaaaaaaaaaatctatatattgTGCAGTACTGCCCCTGACCAAACCTGGCATCTGCACTGTGACGATTTTGGGAAGTTGTTGCTTTATTGCTGTTGTTCGCTAATACATATTTCCACCACCTAACTCCCTCTAACACCAAAACTATTGTCAGCTAGCTGGGGACTACAGCTGGAAATTCGCCGTTGAGGCGAAAGTTGCTCCTCTTACTGTATAGTTCATTAAAGGGGACTGTCCACGGCattataaactaataaactaaactaaacttatAGTCCTTagatttctgtttgtgtacatATTAAACGTATGAGACACAATGCATTAGTAAGTGAGCATTGGTGTATTTTTTCCCCCCTGCtctctttatgctaagctaggctaattgCCTCCCAACTCTAATGCACATTGGACATGAGACTGATTttaatcttctcatctcactctcagaaaaaaaagtaaatgagcCAACATttttgaactattcctttaggaaaaaaaaaaaaaaatctgaattcaAGCCAATCATTAAAACTTCAAACCACTTTGAATGTGTTGTTGCCTTCTCGTCAGGTGACTCAGCGTTTCTTCGAGACGGTGTCGACTCAGTTGGAACGTTGGTACGAGAGGAAGATGGCCGAGTTGGAGCAGCAGACGGCGCTCAGAGCCCAGCAGGACAGGAACGAGCTACTGCAGCAAATAGGCACGCTGGAGGAGGAGCTTCAGAGGCTGAGGACCAATGAGAATGCAGAAAGCTGAATCGCCCTGACGGTGACTAATGCTGGAGAGAGACTGACACAGAAAGGATGAACTTGTTCACtttgattttacattttaaaattcagctgtatatatatatatatatatgtgtgtgtgtgtgtgtgtgtgtgtgtgtgtatgtgtgtgtgtgtaaaagacaACCtaataaacaaagaaataagTACATATAGATACAATAATTCATACAGTAAGAATTATTAACAGAAGAAAAGGACATAAAAagaattttattttcatgacttccATGGGCGACAAGTGTGGTTCTTCACACTTGAAATTGCACACTGTGGCGTAAGACTCCTTGACCGATTGGTTTTCTCTGAAATGGGGATTTCTACATACTCGACAAACCTCTTTGTTGTTGTAATACCGCATGTAGTTTAATGATAATGTTTGCTTTCTGATGGTAATACCTTCACACCTATTCATATTCACTCGACCGACCAGTGGTGTAACTGCATCACTCAGGGTTGGCTTCATTTTGCTACAGTCCTGCCAACAAAATGTCAATACTATTGTAataatatacagtgtgtgttctATTATTTACAGTCTTCAtggattattttaatgattGCTGAAATGAGTTTTTGTGAGTCTTATACAAATATGAATGATATTATGAAACATTTTGACCATACAATAATAGCTGCTTCCTTATCAAAAAAAGTTTTACATTGAAAGTACAAAAGTTTAATCAGAAAAAAATTGACTTTGAGGATTGAAACTAAAAGTATGGGGGTGGTGCCCCGGTGGCTTAATGGTTAAGGTGCATACCACATAACATCCACGGTTCGATTTTGGCAGAGGAACTTGGAACTGTTGCATGTCACTCCCCTCTCGCTGACCCTGTTTCCTGTCCCTAAACTGTTTACTGTCAAATAAAGTCAATATGCCTTTGTAATCTTCGTATATTACAATTatttgatgaatattaatattacTGAAACTAAAATACAATCTTAACTCATGGAAATGACACAACCCAAAATGATAAACTGTTAGAAAGTATCATCTATaatcattatcattcattttgtatataaaatCCAAATGTGTAGTGCAGTAAATTTCCCTCTGAATTAGTGAAACACAAGTAGtagaataaaatggaaatacttcaGTAGAGTACAAGCACCTGAAAATGTGCTTgagtaaatatactgtacatagttACACTCCATGGATATTAAGGCCAACTTGTGGGCGAGTTGAGATCTGGGCTGAATCTCAAGTCTGTTATTTGATATCTCTTCACTCCTCGCTTAAACCGGAAGTCGTTCTGGCCCTCCTTCGTTCTGGCCGTCCCAAAGCCCGAGGAGCTAGGAGCGAGGATGGTGGAGGGGCCTCAGAGGAGCTAGGAGCGAGGATGGTGGAGGGGCCTCAGAGGAGCTAGGAGGATGGTGGAGGGGCCTCAGAGGAGCTAGGAGCGAGGATGGTGGAGGGGCCTCAGAGGAGCTAGGAGCGAGGATGGTGGAGGGGCCTCAGAGGAGCTAGGAGCGAGGATGCAGGAGAGCAACCTTCCCCGGGAGCCGTGCACCTGAAAGCCATTGTtaactccgcccatacagctGACGAATTCACGTGATGCTCCAGAGGAAAAGGACGTCTCATCagactaaaaacacatttccttgtttcctctctcctcgcaTGATTTTCTCGCACCTCTCCCGTGCTACTTCGGTGCAACGGACTAAGATAcaaggaagggaagcaagtgaaggaaaTATGGATGTAATTTAAGAACCTGGGACGTACCCCGGGGGAACGTTCAATCTCAGGGTTTCCTGGATGAACAACATGTTTCCTCGCAACGTTGTGTAACGGGATTTGAGTTATGTTGTCTCTCGTTTGGTGGCTGTAgcacaggtgatacccaatcagcagagacgtgtctgtaaacttgtggtaataaaaaggcagagcgccCGGCACACAACAGGGTGTTCAACGCACTCCCGTTTCAGTTTCAAAAAAGCGTGTTGCCACGTTTTGTCGGGGCCGAACGGGGTCCTGGTGTCAACAGACTGAAGGACTCAACAAAGTCCTGCCTTCGCTGCCCAGCTTTCAGTTGGCCATTGGCCGCATTCGGCCATTGGGTGGAGCTCCCGATGAAGCAGACGCTGGTTGTGTAATCCAATGATTCTGGTGTGACCTCTGGCATCTGGCCTCAGCGACCTGAGCCACGGCTTCTGAAGGGAAAATCGAATCAATGCTCCATTGACTCTGTCAGAGTGCGATGGAAACCTAATTAAAGACCCTGCAGGCACAGCTGGTCATTTTATGCAGCCAAGCACCAGGACTCTCAAATCAAGCCAGTAATATATGTACTATTGCTTCACTCTGTGACAGAGGGAGGGGGTCTGTGGGCCTGCCTGACCAGCAGAGTGTCAGCATTCAATATGTAAAAAACATTCTGTGGATTTTCATCCTGGATCaccgctgaaaactgtaaaaagattCTGTTTGGGCCTGCTAATAAGTCACTACAAGTGCcgcctttcacattacacatgaccagttgttatatatatatatatatatatatatatatatataataaaaacattgactGATGCAGCTTTAACTACAGTATAACAAATTCAAATGATGCCCGAAGTATTCCTAATACTTAATTTCTTCACTTGTTTACATTAAGACTTTTACAATGTTCACTCTTGATAAAAATGTACACAACAGGAATGCCAGGCAGTCATATCCCCACATCCCCACATTAAAATCTGTGTGCTTGACATTGACAGCAAGTAGAACATGATCCATTACACTACACTATACACATTAGAGATGTAAAGGCTCCCCTGTTAGCTCAGTTACATCTTTACGTTGAGGCCCATACAGTTTGTGAAAGCCATAAACAAATACCACCTCTCTGTCAGAGAGGCCGATATTGATAGCACTGGTTAGAGTTGGCACGGCTGGCGTGGGAGAAGGGAGAGGGGTGGGGGCATTGTCCCGTCGGGAGGCGATCGATGCTCACATCCTGTGAACCCTGCATGTAACCCGGGGGAGAGCACTCCCAATGTACAGTCcacagaaagacaaagacagagttGAGCAGAGGGATGTGGACTGGAGTTTGGGACCAGCACAAGAGGATCGCCAAACACCTCCATGGGGTAGCCATACAGACACAATCAATTCCTAGGATGGCTATATTTACACATGATGAAGTGCATCAAGAGGCAAAGAGGGAACCCATACCAGTGATATGTAAGTGCTGCTGAAATGGTTGATTCTTTCAAACCCAAGTTTGCAACACATTGGTCCAGGATTGACTCATGTAAAATGGTTTTCTCAGATGGCCTAAAAGGTAAATGTCACATGTTTGttctttatctttattgttaaaaGAAGGTAAGGCTGAATTACTCATCTTCTAACAGAAACGCAGACTATGCTTGGTGAATTTTATTTGCAGACTTATAGAAAGAAAACATCCACCATAAAATAGAATGTGTATGTTATTTTCTATAGCACTGCACAGCTTCATTTCATTTTGTGCGAATGCTTCTGTATCCGCATGGGTTGGCTGGTGATTGCACACCAACAATAAGGGGCTGGTAATGGCAAGGACATATTTGACAACGCTCCAATGATTATATGATTGTACCACCACTATTTCGAGCACATCAATGGAGTCATGAATGATGaagtcattttcttttctaACAAGTGCCTCTGAACCCCAGACTGTTGTGATGATGTCATCCAGAGACGACTTGAGCTGAACCATTGACTGAGCTCTACAACAGCCATGGTGATGTGCTGGAGTAGAGTAT
It contains:
- the ankrd6a gene encoding uncharacterized protein ankrd6a gives rise to the protein MDVHVPAKAQYYKLLPSQSVEQSVADADLESLPLLSVVSGDSSTSLATYVNILPSKSTYSLGCPETEQMGSRTYFEMKVDRPPDDYENTGVFAANHTSGPLLGSVDPLWHPAGVQDSPTAAAMPLCGEGLSTSPSSSSQSTISAQGPRLIQHQEQDRRHFGELMSARRRVGIHSEGARTLEFFINRPAEPTFSQERNNQHAVEVTQRFFETVSTQLERWYERKMAELEQQTALRAQQDRNELLQQIGTLEEELQRLRTNENAES